The genomic window TTACCAAAACCAATTAAAACGTTTGTTTTTTACTAGGTGTAGGTTTACTTCATCTAAATTATCAAGTTTAAATTCCAGTTCTCTGAATTTAACGTATGCTCAGCCATGCCGACGATGACTTTCAATCAGTTTTCTTTGAACTTGCAGGAGACCTGCGAATATATATGCTTTTGAAATTGTCAATAAAACCTTATCGCTTATCTCAGCTGGCAACGGATTTGAATGCCACCATGCAGGAATCACATCGTAATATTAACCGATTAATTGATTCAAAACTTGTGAAAAAAACTGGAGAAGGCGAATTATTATTAACTGCGTACGGGGAGATCATTGTTTCTCTTATTCCAAACTTTGACTTCCCATTTAAACACAAGGACTATTTCCAGGAACATACACTTAGTAACCTACCATTGAAATTTATTCATAGAATTGGTTCTCTGAACAATTGTGAAGTGGTCGTGGGTGTAATGGCTGTTCTTCAACGTTGGAAGGCTGTTTATCATAATTCTCAAGATTATATCAAGGAAGTTATTTCCCAAGTTCCAATCGATTTAATAGAAACCATTGCTGAAAGAGTGAATAATAATGTCAAATTCTGTTATATCTTCCCAGCTGATGTTGTGATTCCCAAAGGAAGAAATGAACTATTAAAAAAACTTGGATGGAAAAATCTTGTATCTAAAGGTATCGTGGAACGTCGAATGATGGATAAAACAAACATAGTGACAATATTTAATGAAAAAGAATCCTGCATATCCTTTCCGACGCTTAAGGGGGAACCTGATCTTAATATCATGTTTTATAGCAAAGATGCCTCATTTCATGAGTGGTGCGAAGACTTCTTCAATTATGAATGGAGTAGGGCTAAATTATTTGATGAATCAAAATTAAGCCCAGAAATCTAGTATTAGCAACAAGCTATTGAACCAATAAATTTGATTCTAAATCACATTTTTATATTTGTTATAGGTACTAATCTGGTATATGCCAGAAGCTTTTGTGCTTATGAATGCAGAATTGGGTAGTGAGGAATCGATTGTTAATGAATTAAAAAAAATAGATTTAGTAAAACACGTTTACCAGGTTTATGGTGTCTATGATATAGTAGCTCTAGTAGAAGGCGAAAGCATGGATAAAGTCAAAGAGACTATAACATGGAAGCTAAGAAAGCTCAATGGGGTAAAGTCTACATTGACTATGATAGTAATGGAGTAATCAAATTCCATCCAAGGGTTTCAGTCAAGTTTGGCAGATTTTTGGTAAGATGTTAATAGCAACTTTAATTTATATCCTCATTTTGTAAATAGTTGTGAAATTGTTTTCTAAAAAAAATACGAAGGATAACAATAAAAAAAATGAGAAAGATGGTAATAAGAAAAAATGCAAATATTGTGATATGATCTTCGAAGAAGATGATCGGCTAAGACGACATATTAGAAAAGCTCATAACGAAACGAATAGCGATATGCCTAATTTCAACCCTTTTGGCACATGAAAAACACAAATATTTTTCTGTTTTATAATTAACAATACGATTTATTATGTTCCCAATCCATGATGATACTCCTCGATTAAATGGACGGCCGTATGTTAACTATGGTCTAATTGGAATTAATATTGTCATTTTCATTTATGAAGTCATTATTACTGCTAACTTTTCAAACAGGGTAGCAGTAATTACATTATATTCCAATTATGGTTCCATTCCTGATATGCTCCTTTCGGGTCAAAACCTGGGATCACTTTTCAGTTCAATGTTCATGCATGGAAGCATAGCTCACCTTTTAGGTAACATGTTCTTTCTCTATGTTTTTGGTGATAATTTAGAAGATCGTTTTGGTCACTTCAAGTATTTGATGCTGTATCTTTTTTGGGGGGTCATGGCTGCTTTTGCACACAGTATTTACGCCGTAACTACAGGCGAAGGCAGTATACCCGCAATAGGTGCATCCGGAGCAATATCGGGTGTTTTAGGCGCCTATCTAATTTTCTTTCCTCGCGCCAAGATTCATACTATCATATTTGCATTTTTTATCACCACTGTCCGAATTCCTGCATTAGCGTACATCCCATTTTGGTTCATAATGCAACTAGCATTTGCATTAATCGGTCAATCAGGCGGAGTTGCATATCTAGCTCATATAGGCGGATTCATTATCGGGTTGGGAACAGCTTTAGGATGGAAGTTCTTTTCTAATATGTTTTTTGAACAAAAGCAATACCCTTCACAAAACTATAGACGAAGGTCTTCTATATCTTCACCCTCTTTTTCAAACAACTCGTTAAATAAAAATGACCATTCAGAATCTACAAATACAGATAATTTGGAAAAATCCATTATCCCAGAAATCATAATCGGAGAAAAATTCATTGACGTAATAATAGAAGATCGGAATACTTTGAGTGACTCTCAAATTCAAGCAAATTTTGATGGATCCACAAACATCTTATATGTACATATTATTGATACTAACAAGAATTATGATATATCTGTTCCACATCCAGCGAATACCAATCTCCGTGTCTCAGATATTTCTGTTAGAAATGGAATTATTAGAATAAGACTCGATGTGACTTGAAATGTATGAAACTTGTAATTGAGAAATGTCCACAAACATTTTTCCTTTTTGTACAATTGCTTTGATTTAACAATTTAAAACTTGTTATTATAAAGCATTAGATTTCTTTTTGGAAAAAATTAAACTCATTAAAAAAGTTATTTATGAATCAAGATCATGATGTTGGATATAAAAAATTTAAATAAAGATTTATAAGATATCTTTTCACATTTTTGAATATAATGTCTCAACGACAACCTCCAAAAGTTGACGGAGGAAAGATTTCACGTAGAGATTTTTTAAAATTGCTTGCAGCCGCAGGTACAGTTATGACTTTTACTCCTTTCGTAGATTGGGGAAAATTTTTGCCTAATCCAAAAGAAACCTCGGAAGAGCGATCAAAGGTGGTTCTGCCTGACGGAAGTCAAGCAAATGTCAATACATTCAAAATAAATCATGCTGAAGCTATTGTTTATCCGCTATCAGAAGATCCTGTATTAAATGAAGAAGCATTCAGAACCTGGCAATTTATAAGACTACCACCAGAACTTGGAGGAGAAAAAAATGATGCTTCTGCCTTCAGAATGTATAGTATGGTTTGCTTGCATTTATGGTGCTTATGGAAATATTGGCCTGAAGACGGCCGGAAACGTGGAGAATGTCCATGCCACGGGTCAATGTACGATCCTTTGACCGGAGTTGCTTTTGCAGGTCCTGCCGCACTTCAAGCCCCACCTTCTAATGTCTTACCAAGTTTAGATTTAGAGGTTGATGATGAAGGCAATGTTTGGATCAAACCTCCTAATTGGACTCCATCCGGAAATGGGGTAGTTGGATATGGGCGTTTCCTTACATAACCCAGATAACAGCCTGGTAAGGCTATTCAAGTGGATTTACACCGGTTTCGATAGAACTATTTTCATGGGGCTAAAATTTACATTACCCGCCAAGTTTGTTAGCCCCCTTGGATTCCTTGGTATGTTGACTTTTGTTGTCTTTATCATACTGGGTATCACAGGAGCTTTCTTAATGTTATGGTATGAACCTATACTCGATAGAGCGTGGGATAGTGTAAGTAAGATTAACGATACGATACCATACGGATTCCACATGCGAAATATACATTATCATGCCTCTAATGCGATGGTTATGCTTGCAATACTCCATATGTATTACCAGTTTTTCAGTGGTAGATATAAAATTAGAAATGAAATGCTGTGGGTAACAGGAATCTTATTAGGTGTACTAACTATTCTTGAGGCTTTTACCGGCTATGATATTATTTTTAGCGAAAGAGCTGAATTAGCTATTTCTATAGCGGCGTCACTGACTAATTCGATCCCTATTCTGGGGCCTGACATAATGAACGCATTTTTCGGATCTGGGTTTCATGACTTTGTACTCAGATTCTACGCTTTCCATGTTTTCTTCTTGCCCATTGTACTGCTGGGATTAATGGTAGTACATTTTCCTCGATTTTTGGTATTTGATGTTCCTATGGTGATGGCTGTTACGGGAGCGATAATGTTGACCGGAGGTGTATTTCCAATTGATATGGGGCTTAAATTTGATCCAAATGTACCACCGGGAATCACCGTTCCAGAATGGTATCTTACGGGGCTGTATTCTTTCTTAAGAAGTCAATTCGATAAGTTTACTACGGGTGTCGCTTGGCCTGGACTATTTATATTCACCTTGTTAATAATTCCATTCATAGATAGATACAAAAAATTCTCCTGGAAGGATAGGCCGATTATAACCGCGTTGGGCATAACTAGTATAGCGCAGATTATAATTACTACCTATTGGGGATTTTATATCGATCCAGATAGAACCAAGTCTCTGCTGGAACGATTGGTAATTGATCCGATTTTCCTATATACAGTAATGGCCTTGTTAGTCCCGTTGTCCTTTGGCTTTACGTACTTGATGATCAAGCTGGCGAAAAATGCAGAGGCTAATGCAAAGAAACAAAAACCCGCCGAGAAGAATCCAATACAACTCCCCGCTAAATGGTTGTATATTCTCTTTATAGTGTTAATAGGGTTCCAAGTTTATTTGAACATAGCTGCATATTACGCTGTATTGAATGGTATGAAGAACTACTCGCTCTTCTTGATTGGAATATTAATGCTCGTATTTTCGGGAATGTTCCATCTTTATAGATATGGACGGGGACTTTCCAAGTCTAATGTGGAAGTTGTAACTACCAATAAGCGCAAATTCGTTTTTCCATCTTTTAGTACAGGTTCCACAAAGTCATTGCCCTCTAAAACTGCCAAGGTTGGTGAACTATCTGTTTCATCGGATCGTATCTTTAATGCCCCGCCGGGTAAATCATTAGACGACAAAAAACCTGTCCCGGTTCCTGAAATACCCACTTCGAAAGGAAGATCCTTATCGTCATCCTCAAACAATTCCGCGACAGGTGTTGATGCCAGTACTGGGTCTGCCTCGTCTAATGACCCTAATCCAAATTTACGAACCAATGCTGCTTCGCTGCGCTCCATCAAGAATGATCAAAATGAGAGGAAATTACGCCAGAAGCTTACCTCACCGGAATCATCCAGTGCTACTTCAGTTTCAGACATGGAGGGATCAACTACTACTAATCCTGGCAAGAATCGTACTTAATTTTTATAACCATCGTATCTCTTGATTTCTTTTTATTTATCAAGTACTTTTCTATTTTGTAATTTCATAAAAAAAAATATTTATTAAC from Candidatus Nitrosocosmicus arcticus includes these protein-coding regions:
- a CDS encoding helix-turn-helix transcriptional regulator, encoding MLSHADDDFQSVFFELAGDLRIYMLLKLSIKPYRLSQLATDLNATMQESHRNINRLIDSKLVKKTGEGELLLTAYGEIIVSLIPNFDFPFKHKDYFQEHTLSNLPLKFIHRIGSLNNCEVVVGVMAVLQRWKAVYHNSQDYIKEVISQVPIDLIETIAERVNNNVKFCYIFPADVVIPKGRNELLKKLGWKNLVSKGIVERRMMDKTNIVTIFNEKESCISFPTLKGEPDLNIMFYSKDASFHEWCEDFFNYEWSRAKLFDESKLSPEI
- a CDS encoding Lrp/AsnC ligand binding domain-containing protein, producing the protein MNAELGSEESIVNELKKIDLVKHVYQVYGVYDIVALVEGESMDKVKETITWKLRKLNGVKSTLTMIVME
- a CDS encoding rhomboid family intramembrane serine protease; this translates as MFPIHDDTPRLNGRPYVNYGLIGINIVIFIYEVIITANFSNRVAVITLYSNYGSIPDMLLSGQNLGSLFSSMFMHGSIAHLLGNMFFLYVFGDNLEDRFGHFKYLMLYLFWGVMAAFAHSIYAVTTGEGSIPAIGASGAISGVLGAYLIFFPRAKIHTIIFAFFITTVRIPALAYIPFWFIMQLAFALIGQSGGVAYLAHIGGFIIGLGTALGWKFFSNMFFEQKQYPSQNYRRRSSISSPSFSNNSLNKNDHSESTNTDNLEKSIIPEIIIGEKFIDVIIEDRNTLSDSQIQANFDGSTNILYVHIIDTNKNYDISVPHPANTNLRVSDISVRNGIIRIRLDVT
- a CDS encoding twin-arginine translocation signal domain-containing protein; its protein translation is MSQRQPPKVDGGKISRRDFLKLLAAAGTVMTFTPFVDWGKFLPNPKETSEERSKVVLPDGSQANVNTFKINHAEAIVYPLSEDPVLNEEAFRTWQFIRLPPELGGEKNDASAFRMYSMVCLHLWCLWKYWPEDGRKRGECPCHGSMYDPLTGVAFAGPAALQAPPSNVLPSLDLEVDDEGNVWIKPPNWTPSGNGVVGYGRFLT
- a CDS encoding cytochrome b, which translates into the protein MGVSLHNPDNSLVRLFKWIYTGFDRTIFMGLKFTLPAKFVSPLGFLGMLTFVVFIILGITGAFLMLWYEPILDRAWDSVSKINDTIPYGFHMRNIHYHASNAMVMLAILHMYYQFFSGRYKIRNEMLWVTGILLGVLTILEAFTGYDIIFSERAELAISIAASLTNSIPILGPDIMNAFFGSGFHDFVLRFYAFHVFFLPIVLLGLMVVHFPRFLVFDVPMVMAVTGAIMLTGGVFPIDMGLKFDPNVPPGITVPEWYLTGLYSFLRSQFDKFTTGVAWPGLFIFTLLIIPFIDRYKKFSWKDRPIITALGITSIAQIIITTYWGFYIDPDRTKSLLERLVIDPIFLYTVMALLVPLSFGFTYLMIKLAKNAEANAKKQKPAEKNPIQLPAKWLYILFIVLIGFQVYLNIAAYYAVLNGMKNYSLFLIGILMLVFSGMFHLYRYGRGLSKSNVEVVTTNKRKFVFPSFSTGSTKSLPSKTAKVGELSVSSDRIFNAPPGKSLDDKKPVPVPEIPTSKGRSLSSSSNNSATGVDASTGSASSNDPNPNLRTNAASLRSIKNDQNERKLRQKLTSPESSSATSVSDMEGSTTTNPGKNRT